AGAGTTTATTTACAGGCAACTTCCCCTGGCTAATAAGATGGCCAAGAGAATGTTGTTTGTGAATCCTCACTTGTAACCAAAAGTTCCCCTGAGAATAAAACAGTGACTATATAAAATGTGATCAAGGAAAAGATCTTCCTTACTGGATATCGACTACCAAACAGGTATTACTGAACAACAAATCTCCTAAACACATTCAAATCATGTGcaattatcttatcttatattttgTTGAACCGCATTATCATGAcgtttgtattgtttttgtaaagTCACTACTGTCTTTGAGCATATCAGTGACTCATGATAtttgttattgcaggtttatgGAAAACTACACATTCAACAGCTTCACACTCCAGCTGGAGGGGTTGAATGTCTCGAAGGATTCTCTCTGCcctgtctttctctttttcttgttCTCCTATATTTGTATAATGCTTATGAATGTAGGCATTGCTGTTCTGGTTTTCATTGACAAAAACCTTCACCAGCCCATGTATCTCCTTTTCTGCAACCTGCCAGTTAATGACATCCTTGGAAATTCTATCATGGTGCCCCGTTTGCTTTCAGATATGTTGTTGCCTCCGTCTGAGCTCCTCATCAGTTATTACGAATGTGTGGTCCAAGCTTTCACCACACACATGTTTGGTACCACCACTCACACGGTGCTTATGATTATGGCCTTTGACAGATATGTGGCCATCTGTAATCCCCTGCGCTATGCTGCTATAATGACCAACAAAATGGTGATCAAGCTGACAGTTTCTGCCTGGGGAGTGGCATTTGTTTTGGTCGGGATTCTGCTTGGTCTGACTATACGCCTGAACCGATGCAGGACTCTGATCACAAATCCTTACTGTGACAATGCCTCGCTGTTTAAACTCTCCTGTGATAGTGTGTTTATTAATAATGTCTATGGCCTCACTTTCACCGTAGTGCTGTTCACAGCTTCAATAGGCAGCATGGTTATCACTTATACTAAGATTACAGTAATCTGTCTGACCAGTAATAACAAGTCTTTGAACAGTAAAGCCTTGAAGACCTGCAGCACTCACCTGGTTGTGTATCTGATCATGCTGATCAGTggatttattgtcattattctGCATCGCTTCCCTCAGTACTCAGAATACAGGAAACTTTCTGCCATTCTGTTTCACATCATCCCCGCCAGCCTCAACCCCATTATTTATGGTGTGCAGTCTGCAGAAATCTGCAAATCCTTGTCGAAATTATTACGATCCAAACCAGTTATGCCATTATTCTGAGTAAAGAATTTTAACGTTAGTATTTAAACTTGGAAGACGAAATATTTacagaatgagaaaaaaatcaccAAATGTCTACTAAACTGCCTAATTTTATTTCAAAGATTTGgtaattgtgtttgtgttttgagaTATATGCCAATTTACCTATAAATAATCCATCCACCCATTATCTGTACC
This portion of the Sebastes fasciatus isolate fSebFas1 chromosome 1, fSebFas1.pri, whole genome shotgun sequence genome encodes:
- the LOC141777895 gene encoding olfactory receptor 8G17-like, with the protein product MENYTFNSFTLQLEGLNVSKDSLCPVFLFFLFSYICIMLMNVGIAVLVFIDKNLHQPMYLLFCNLPVNDILGNSIMVPRLLSDMLLPPSELLISYYECVVQAFTTHMFGTTTHTVLMIMAFDRYVAICNPLRYAAIMTNKMVIKLTVSAWGVAFVLVGILLGLTIRLNRCRTLITNPYCDNASLFKLSCDSVFINNVYGLTFTVVLFTASIGSMVITYTKITVICLTSNNKSLNSKALKTCSTHLVVYLIMLISGFIVIILHRFPQYSEYRKLSAILFHIIPASLNPIIYGVQSAEICKSLSKLLRSKPVMPLF